From one Acidibrevibacterium fodinaquatile genomic stretch:
- a CDS encoding MarR family winged helix-turn-helix transcriptional regulator: MVKSPQRGRLPKPGEGKRGEKGYIGYLLRQAAGAYRHRVELALADLDVTPPQFSVLTMLAAYPGHSNADLARLALLTPQTVSVIVANLERAGSIVRRRHAVHGRIQHLDLTESGKALLATCRARVHEIEHELIDALASDEEQAIRRWLVRVATTEVA; the protein is encoded by the coding sequence ATGGTCAAGTCGCCGCAGAGGGGCCGTTTGCCCAAGCCAGGCGAGGGTAAACGTGGAGAGAAGGGCTATATCGGATATCTGTTACGGCAGGCGGCTGGTGCGTATCGGCACCGGGTAGAACTGGCGTTGGCGGACCTCGACGTTACACCGCCTCAGTTTTCCGTGTTGACTATGCTCGCCGCTTATCCCGGCCATTCCAATGCCGATCTTGCGCGCCTGGCTTTGCTCACTCCGCAAACAGTTAGCGTGATCGTCGCTAATTTGGAGCGCGCCGGCTCAATAGTTCGTCGCCGACATGCGGTCCATGGGCGAATCCAGCATCTCGATCTTACTGAAAGCGGCAAGGCTTTACTGGCAACCTGCCGTGCTCGAGTGCATGAGATAGAGCATGAGCTGATTGACGCCCTGGCATCGGACGAGGAACAGGCAATCAGAAGATG